One genomic segment of uncultured Campylobacter sp. includes these proteins:
- the mazF gene encoding endoribonuclease MazF, which produces MSYTPDAADVIWIDFDPQAGHEQAKRRPAVVLTPKAYNEKTSLLICVPLTTKVKNYPFEVAISGEKDSVALADHVKSLDWRARNAKYKGEITQEELGEIQEKLGLLLGI; this is translated from the coding sequence ATGAGCTATACGCCAGACGCCGCAGATGTAATATGGATTGATTTTGATCCCCAAGCCGGACATGAACAAGCCAAACGCCGCCCGGCCGTCGTATTAACGCCCAAAGCCTACAACGAAAAAACGAGTCTGCTTATCTGCGTACCGCTAACCACGAAAGTAAAAAACTATCCGTTTGAGGTTGCCATTAGCGGCGAAAAAGATAGCGTCGCACTAGCCGATCACGTAAAAAGCCTAGACTGGCGGGCTAGAAACGCTAAATATAAAGGAGAGATAACGCAAGAGGAGTTAGGAGAAATTCAAGAAAAACTCGGACTGCTTTTGGGGATATAA
- a CDS encoding HlyD family type I secretion periplasmic adaptor subunit translates to MNDLHEFKPLLIEIEDKPLNPLGRIILYLVLAIMIFATAWLILAKVDVVVSAQGKVVPSGEIKILKPLESGVVSKIFVKESDRVKKGDILIQIDPTVTDASLSSKQDDLAVIDSDIVLLEALINESNLSKDELNKLNSSQLSLYNSQKQILASTYEGNKAKLNSAKLDIKANESEVNRLSLLLKKEEEAKARLQKVLDLIAKKEYEEVSKNIINLKEQKDIALYRLKESNKKLEEIIEENQKAIKTIKSSWIETSLSKEKEKRELSAQINAILFSNKTQQIKSPVDGFVGKLLVHTEGGVVSPNDNLISIVPSDAPLIIKANVLNKDIGFLKLGQEVAVKIDTFSFQKYGLLHGNIIEISKDAIEDEKLGLIYEIKIKPKSLDIKVEGETKRLEIGMSVIAEVKTGKRRVIELFIYPIIKYMDEGLSVR, encoded by the coding sequence TTGAACGACCTCCACGAATTTAAACCCCTGCTTATAGAAATAGAAGATAAACCCCTTAATCCTCTTGGCAGAATCATCCTTTATCTGGTACTGGCTATTATGATATTTGCTACCGCTTGGCTGATACTAGCTAAAGTAGACGTAGTAGTAAGCGCACAAGGCAAGGTCGTACCAAGCGGAGAGATAAAGATACTAAAGCCTCTTGAAAGCGGAGTGGTCTCAAAGATATTCGTTAAAGAATCAGATAGGGTTAAAAAAGGAGACATCCTAATACAAATAGACCCCACGGTAACTGATGCCTCGCTATCAAGCAAACAAGACGATCTAGCGGTGATTGATTCAGACATTGTTTTACTAGAAGCTCTTATTAATGAATCAAATTTAAGTAAAGACGAACTAAACAAGCTAAACTCCTCTCAGCTAAGCTTATATAATAGCCAAAAACAAATTTTAGCTAGCACCTATGAGGGCAACAAAGCCAAACTAAACTCAGCCAAGCTTGATATCAAAGCTAATGAGAGCGAAGTAAATAGGCTTAGCCTTCTTCTAAAAAAAGAAGAGGAGGCTAAAGCAAGACTGCAAAAGGTGCTTGATCTAATAGCCAAAAAAGAATATGAAGAGGTAAGTAAAAATATCATAAATTTAAAAGAGCAAAAAGATATCGCCCTATATAGACTAAAAGAATCAAATAAAAAACTCGAAGAAATCATAGAAGAAAACCAAAAAGCGATAAAAACCATAAAATCAAGCTGGATAGAAACATCACTAAGCAAAGAAAAAGAAAAAAGAGAACTAAGCGCTCAGATAAACGCAATCCTTTTTTCAAACAAGACCCAGCAGATAAAATCTCCCGTAGACGGATTTGTGGGAAAGCTACTCGTTCATACCGAAGGAGGAGTAGTAAGTCCAAACGATAATCTAATATCCATAGTTCCCTCAGACGCTCCTCTTATCATAAAAGCAAATGTTCTAAATAAAGACATAGGTTTTTTAAAACTGGGTCAAGAAGTAGCCGTAAAGATAGATACCTTTAGCTTTCAAAAGTATGGACTATTACACGGCAATATAATAGAAATCTCAAAAGACGCCATAGAAGACGAAAAGCTTGGGCTAATATACGAAATCAAGATAAAACCAAAGAGTCTAGACATAAAAGTAGAGGGAGAAACCAAACGGCTTGAAATAGGTATGAGCGTAATAGCAGAAGTAAAGACGGGTAAAAGAAGGGTCATAGAGCTGTTTATATATCCGATAATCAAGTATATGGATGAGGGGTTAAGCGTGAGGTGA
- a CDS encoding AbrB/MazE/SpoVT family DNA-binding domain-containing protein yields MQVALNKWGNSVGLRMPNSILLELGIGCGNKLDIKVENGKAVMEPVDDKKDRLAKLLKAIKPDNLHGESITGVAMGNEII; encoded by the coding sequence ATGCAAGTGGCGCTTAATAAATGGGGCAATAGCGTGGGGTTAAGGATGCCAAATTCTATATTGCTAGAACTGGGTATAGGTTGCGGCAATAAGCTAGATATCAAAGTAGAGAACGGTAAGGCGGTAATGGAGCCGGTAGACGATAAAAAAGATAGGCTTGCCAAGCTGCTAAAAGCTATAAAGCCGGATAATCTACACGGCGAATCGATTACCGGCGTTGCTATGGGTAATGAAATAATATGA